One stretch of Limnothrix sp. FACHB-406 DNA includes these proteins:
- a CDS encoding type IV pilus twitching motility protein PilT encodes MTNASRPPVPPPPPPPPPRVAPPPPPPVAGRPPSPPPIGNNEQTLPINMAPPRVAPPPAPTAPPPRVAPPPPAANTVTTPAPPSTVVQSGPPSAPVAAQVVAPPAKRKPSPGQPTMIDIVKRADEEGCSDIHLGVNEVPRFRKRGDIVPLDYPTTDLDTFMSWLGEIMSEEDIAFFQENLDYDGAADLGFVRIRISCFDSLAGPAMVLRLIGATILSMEQLNLPPVFRDVCHYHKGLILVTGPTGSGKSTTMAAMFDYINKSMAKHIITIEDPVEFVHVSQKSLIKHREVGRHTRQFFNALKGALRQDPDIMLVGEIRDAETMKIALKAASTGHLVCGTLHTNSAIKTIERVLGMFPPNEHAALRVSLAESLVAIIAQGLCKTTDGKRAAYHDILIATDAIKEYIIKGEMEEINQVMLKSEFDGMITMNKALFNLYQEGRITEEVALENSPTPNEMAQFLRGRV; translated from the coding sequence ATGACGAACGCCTCCCGTCCCCCGGTTCCCCCGCCGCCGCCGCCACCACCGCCTCGGGTGGCCCCGCCGCCGCCGCCGCCGGTTGCTGGTCGTCCTCCGTCGCCTCCCCCGATCGGGAACAACGAGCAAACCCTCCCGATCAACATGGCCCCGCCGCGCGTGGCCCCACCGCCGGCCCCCACGGCTCCGCCGCCTCGGGTGGCCCCGCCGCCACCGGCCGCCAACACGGTTACCACCCCCGCGCCACCGTCCACCGTGGTGCAGTCAGGGCCCCCCAGCGCTCCGGTGGCGGCCCAAGTGGTCGCTCCTCCTGCGAAGCGCAAGCCCTCTCCCGGTCAGCCGACGATGATTGACATCGTGAAGCGGGCAGACGAAGAAGGCTGCTCCGATATTCACTTGGGAGTGAACGAAGTGCCCCGTTTCCGGAAGCGCGGTGACATCGTGCCTCTGGACTATCCCACCACCGACCTCGACACCTTCATGAGTTGGTTGGGGGAAATCATGAGCGAAGAAGATATCGCCTTCTTCCAAGAAAATCTGGACTATGACGGAGCTGCCGATCTGGGCTTTGTGCGGATTCGGATTAGCTGCTTTGATTCGTTGGCGGGCCCGGCCATGGTGCTGCGGCTGATTGGGGCCACCATTCTGAGCATGGAGCAGCTTAATTTGCCGCCCGTGTTCCGGGATGTTTGCCACTACCACAAGGGCTTGATTTTGGTGACGGGGCCCACGGGTTCCGGGAAGTCCACCACCATGGCCGCCATGTTCGACTACATCAACAAGAGCATGGCGAAGCACATCATCACGATCGAGGATCCGGTGGAGTTTGTGCATGTCAGCCAAAAATCCCTGATCAAGCACCGGGAAGTGGGGCGGCACACGCGGCAATTTTTCAACGCCCTGAAGGGGGCCCTGCGCCAAGACCCGGACATCATGTTGGTGGGGGAAATTCGGGATGCGGAAACGATGAAAATCGCTCTGAAGGCAGCCTCAACGGGTCACTTGGTTTGTGGAACCCTGCACACCAACAGCGCCATCAAGACGATCGAGCGGGTGTTGGGGATGTTTCCCCCCAATGAGCACGCGGCCCTGCGGGTGAGTTTGGCCGAATCGTTGGTGGCGATCATTGCCCAAGGCTTGTGCAAAACCACCGATGGGAAACGAGCTGCCTACCACGACATCTTGATCGCCACGGATGCGATTAAGGAATACATCATCAAGGGCGAGATGGAGGAGATTAACCAGGTGATGCTGAAGTCAGAGTTTGACGGCATGATCACCATGAATAAGGCGCTGTTTAATCTCTACCAAGAGGGCCGCATCACGGAGGAAGTGGCGCTGGAAAACTCGCCCACACCGAACGAAATGGCCCAATTCCTGCGCGGTCGGGTGTAG
- a CDS encoding alpha/beta fold hydrolase: protein MATITIRGVPHSYRLDPDRPTRWALVFVHGWLLSRHYWQPLIDQFQPHIPCLSYDLRGFGASQPTQPQQFSTPRERYQNYAPAAYAEDLNRLLEHLGIETAWIVGHSLGGAIALWSAHKFPDRIQGVICLNSGGGIYLKEEFERFRAVGQRLVQFRPQWLRAFPGLDWVFSRDSVARPVDRQWGRQRLIDFVTAHPEAALWTLLESTTEAEVHRLPQVVAQLTQPAYFIAGNQDSVMEPRYVRHLASFHPLFDMSGENLREIPDCGHMGMVEQPIPIAQEIKTILQRHGVDHGLQTQPEALKNV, encoded by the coding sequence ATGGCAACCATCACCATTCGCGGCGTTCCCCACAGTTACCGGCTCGATCCCGATCGCCCCACCCGCTGGGCTTTGGTCTTTGTCCATGGTTGGCTGCTCAGCCGCCACTATTGGCAGCCCCTCATTGACCAATTCCAGCCCCATATCCCCTGTTTGTCCTATGACCTGCGCGGTTTTGGGGCATCACAACCCACCCAACCCCAGCAATTTTCAACGCCGCGCGAGCGTTACCAAAACTACGCCCCGGCAGCCTACGCCGAAGATTTAAATCGGCTGCTTGAGCATTTGGGAATTGAGACCGCCTGGATTGTGGGTCACTCCCTCGGCGGGGCGATCGCCCTGTGGAGCGCCCACAAATTTCCCGATCGGATTCAAGGGGTCATTTGCCTCAACTCCGGCGGCGGCATTTATCTCAAAGAAGAATTTGAGCGCTTTCGGGCCGTTGGCCAGCGCTTGGTGCAATTTCGGCCCCAATGGTTGCGGGCCTTTCCGGGTCTCGATTGGGTCTTCAGCCGCGACAGCGTGGCCCGCCCCGTAGACCGCCAATGGGGTCGGCAGCGACTGATCGACTTTGTGACCGCCCATCCCGAAGCGGCCCTCTGGACTCTGTTGGAGTCCACCACCGAAGCGGAAGTTCATCGCTTGCCCCAGGTGGTGGCCCAGCTTACTCAGCCAGCCTACTTCATTGCCGGAAACCAAGATTCTGTGATGGAGCCGCGCTATGTGCGCCACTTGGCCAGCTTCCATCCACTGTTTGACATGTCGGGCGAAAACCTGCGGGAAATTCCCGATTGTGGACATATGGGCATGGTGGAACAGCCCATCCCGATCGCCCAAGAAATTAAAACCATCTTGCAACGCCACGGGGTCGATCACGGGTTGCAAACCCAACCCGAAGCCCTGAAAAACGTCTAG
- the scpB gene encoding SMC-Scp complex subunit ScpB: MANSQTDLRANSLVSTIEAILYLKGQPLSLAEIADCAGCARDLAHEALLDLMNDYAQRDTALEVVELRKGCYTLQLRDRFQSLVERLIPADLGVAALRTLAVIALKGPLPMADLVDLRGSGAYQHVQELVERDFVKKRRYGRSSMVQVSEKFHRYFQLDVENQNSAQLELALNQLRSSLPPDEDAAEDPEDLEDPEDLDQDSVDPDLD, translated from the coding sequence TTGGCCAATTCACAAACCGACCTACGGGCAAACTCGCTGGTCAGCACGATCGAGGCAATTTTGTATCTCAAGGGACAGCCCCTCAGTTTGGCGGAGATTGCTGACTGTGCCGGTTGCGCGCGAGATCTGGCCCACGAGGCCTTGCTGGACTTGATGAACGACTATGCCCAGCGGGACACGGCGTTGGAGGTGGTGGAACTGCGCAAGGGCTGCTACACGTTGCAATTGCGCGATCGATTCCAGTCCCTGGTGGAGCGGCTGATTCCGGCGGACTTGGGAGTGGCGGCGTTGCGAACGTTGGCGGTGATTGCGCTCAAGGGGCCGCTGCCGATGGCGGATTTGGTCGATTTACGCGGCTCCGGAGCCTATCAACATGTCCAGGAGCTGGTGGAGCGAGATTTTGTGAAAAAACGGCGCTATGGGCGATCGTCCATGGTGCAGGTGAGCGAAAAGTTCCACCGCTACTTTCAGTTGGATGTGGAAAATCAGAATTCTGCCCAGTTGGAGTTGGCGCTCAATCAGTTGCGATCGAGCCTGCCGCCGGATGAGGATGCGGCCGAAGACCCGGAAGATCTAGAGGATCCAGAAGACCTCGATCAGGATTCGGTTGATCCAGACCTGGACTGA
- the crcB gene encoding fluoride efflux transporter CrcB produces MLEPIGSVRLLKYLWHQWLAAASERPDLRAPIAVVLGAIPGALGRYYLSLLCARLWGTGWPIGTFLVNLSGAVLMGLFVGWMTDRSPLYPELRLLFAVGFLGSYTTFSSYILDASNLARSGAWAMSLAYGFGSFALGWLGLELGRWLIDRWR; encoded by the coding sequence ATGCTTGAGCCGATCGGGAGTGTGCGTCTCTTGAAATATTTGTGGCATCAGTGGTTAGCCGCCGCCTCGGAGCGGCCAGACCTGCGGGCCCCGATCGCGGTGGTCTTGGGGGCCATTCCCGGCGCATTGGGGCGTTATTATCTGTCGCTGCTTTGTGCGCGGCTGTGGGGCACGGGTTGGCCGATCGGCACGTTTTTGGTGAATTTGTCTGGGGCGGTGTTGATGGGGCTGTTTGTGGGGTGGATGACGGATCGATCGCCCCTGTATCCCGAATTGCGGCTGTTGTTTGCCGTGGGATTCTTAGGCTCCTACACCACCTTTTCTAGCTACATCTTGGATGCGTCAAATCTGGCGCGATCGGGCGCTTGGGCCATGAGCTTGGCCTATGGTTTTGGCAGCTTTGCCCTCGGTTGGTTGGGTTTGGAATTGGGGCGTTGGCTGATTGATCGTTGGCGTTAG
- a CDS encoding PLP-dependent transferase — MEPAAPHLETLAIHAGRAPDPATGAIAPPLYLTSTFERSADGSYPQGYLYSRLDHPNRRSLETCLAALEGGAAAAAFSSGAAAMMAALQALGPGQLVAPRDLYRGTAQLMEQVLQPWGLAVVWVDATDLAQVAAALTPETRAVWVETPSNPLLKLSDIRAIAQLAQAAGALCICDNTWATPLLQRPLELGADWVVHSTTKYLGGHSDVTGGAVIARELTPAFERVQQVQRLGGSGLAPFDCWLTLRSVATLPVRMAAHCANGRQVAAWLRSHPAIEAVHYPGLPDHPQAALARSQMKDFGGMVSVQVRGDRPEALAVAAALQIFTRGTSLGGVESLIEHRASIEGPGTTTPENLLRLSIGLEHPDDLLADLAQALAKVYGLGAQSHVSPIVDPRV; from the coding sequence ATCGAGCCAGCCGCACCCCACCTGGAAACCCTGGCCATTCATGCGGGCCGCGCACCCGACCCCGCCACGGGAGCGATCGCCCCGCCGCTATATCTCACCAGCACCTTCGAGCGATCAGCCGATGGTTCCTATCCCCAAGGCTATCTCTACAGCCGGTTAGATCATCCCAACCGTCGATCGCTCGAAACCTGTTTGGCCGCCCTCGAAGGCGGCGCGGCGGCAGCGGCCTTCAGCTCCGGCGCAGCGGCTATGATGGCAGCGCTGCAAGCCCTCGGGCCCGGGCAGTTGGTGGCCCCGCGCGATCTCTATCGCGGCACGGCCCAATTGATGGAACAGGTGTTGCAGCCCTGGGGCTTAGCGGTGGTTTGGGTTGATGCCACGGATTTGGCACAGGTGGCCGCCGCCCTCACGCCCGAAACTCGCGCCGTTTGGGTGGAAACGCCTTCCAATCCGTTGCTGAAGCTGTCGGATATTCGGGCGATCGCCCAGTTAGCCCAAGCGGCCGGGGCCCTTTGCATTTGCGACAACACTTGGGCCACTCCCCTGTTGCAACGGCCCTTGGAATTGGGAGCCGATTGGGTTGTCCATTCCACCACCAAATATCTCGGGGGCCATAGCGACGTAACCGGCGGGGCGGTCATTGCTCGCGAACTGACCCCGGCCTTTGAGCGGGTGCAACAGGTGCAGCGGCTGGGCGGATCCGGATTGGCTCCCTTTGACTGCTGGCTGACCCTGCGCAGTGTGGCCACGTTGCCGGTGCGGATGGCGGCCCACTGTGCCAATGGGCGGCAGGTGGCGGCCTGGTTGCGATCGCACCCGGCGATCGAGGCGGTTCACTATCCCGGCTTGCCAGATCATCCCCAAGCGGCCTTGGCCCGATCGCAAATGAAGGACTTTGGGGGCATGGTGTCGGTGCAAGTGCGGGGCGATCGCCCGGAAGCCCTGGCCGTTGCCGCCGCCCTCCAGATTTTCACCCGGGGTACAAGTCTCGGCGGCGTGGAAAGTTTAATTGAGCACCGCGCCTCGATCGAGGGGCCCGGAACCACCACCCCAGAAAACCTGCTGCGTCTCTCGATCGGCCTTGAGCACCCAGACGATTTATTAGCCGATTTGGCGCAGGCCTTGGCAAAAGTGTACGGACTCGGAGCGCAATCGCACGTATCCCCCATTGTTGATCCCCGAGTATGA